From the Bombus vancouverensis nearcticus chromosome 3, iyBomVanc1_principal, whole genome shotgun sequence genome, one window contains:
- the LOC143302470 gene encoding E3 ubiquitin-protein ligase MIB1-like: MRVLLSKLPRPWIVDEKKDDGYTALHLAALNNHVEVAEQLARAGKADLDLQNVNLQTALHLAVERQHTQIVRLLVREGANLNVADKDGDTPLHEALRYHTLTQLRQLQDVQDVGRLLMGLGAQGQDKKSSSFIACFLAAHGADLELKNKKGQTPLDLCPDPNLCKTLTTCHKDRESDNIEPAAPSATIDECLVCSDGKREMLFSPCGHVACCNACAPRVKKCLICRENVLSRTKIEECVVCSDRKANVLFRPCGHMCACESCAALMKKCVQCRAQIQHMLPLSICCGRGGDVTYVKATNASGATITDVKSDQEEELLSQQNTGSGGETLLMNNGSRDTSHSDIQKLQQQLQDIKEQTMCPVCLDRLKNMIFLCGHGTCQMCGDRMSECPICRKAVDKRILLY; this comes from the exons ATGCGGGTGCTCCTCTCGAAACTTCCGAGACCATGGATAGTTGACGAGAAAAAGGACGATGGTTACACGGCCCTTCATCTGGCTGCTCTGAACAATCACGTCGAAGTTGCTGAACAGCTGGCACGTGCTGGAAAAGCTGACCTGGATTTGCAAAACGTCAATTTGCAAACCGCGTTGCATCTCGCTGTCGAGCGACAGCACACGCAAATCGTTCGT CTGCTGGTAcgcgaaggcgccaatttaaaCGTAGCAGACAAGGACGGTGACACGCCTCTTCACGAAGCCTTGAGATATCACACTTTGACGCAGCTGCGACAGCTGCAGGATGTCCAGGACGTAGGGCGGCTCCTGATGGGCCTGGGCGCGCAAGGACAGGACAAGAAAAGTAGCTCGTTCATTGCTTGCTTCCTGGCTGCCCATGGAGCTGACCTGGAATTGAAGAATAAGAAGGGACAGACTCCGCTCGACCTCTGCCCAGATCCAAATCTCTGCAAAACGCTAACTACTTGCCACAAGGACAGAGAATC GGACAACATCGAACCGGCAGCTCCATCAGCCACGATCGACGAGTGTTTGGTCTGTTCAGATGGAAAACGTGAAATGCTTTTCAGCCCTTGCGGACATGTAGCTTGTTGTAACGCTTGCGCGCCAAGAGTGAAGAAATGCCTGATCTGCAGAGAAAATGTCCTTTCAAGAACAAAA ATCGAGGAGTGCGTGGTTTGCTCGGATCGTAAAGCTAACGTACTATTTCGTCCGTGTGGACATATGTGTGCTTGCGAAAGCTGCGCTGCCCTGATGAAAAAATGCGTTCAATGCAGAGCTCAAATTCAGCACATGTTACCGTTGTCGATCTGTTGCGGTAGAGGAGGCGATGTCACTTACGTTAAAGCGACCAATGCTTCAG GTGCAACGATAACAGACGTGAAGAGTGATCAAGAGGAAGAATTATTATCGCAACAAAATACTGGAAGTGGAGGAGAAACACTTTTGATGAACAACGGTAGCCGAGATACATCACACAGCGATATACAGAAACTTCAACAACAACTTCAAGATATCAAGGAACAG ACAATGTGTCCAGTTTGCTTAGATCGTTTAAAGAATATGATATTTTTGTGCGGCCACGGCACCTGTCAAATGTGCGGAGACCGGATGTCGGAGTGTCCAATATGTCGGAAGGCGGTAGACAAACGAATTTTGCTCTATTAA
- the Dlic gene encoding dynein light intermediate chain isoform X2 — MAATAIDMMLQSNGFQSKKKEDPENKDNLWSSILAEVQNSSSNKLPSNKNILVLGDNESGKTTLIAKLQGVEDPKKGSGLEFAYIDVRDDYRDDQTRLSVWVLDGDPGHANLLRFALNAERFPHTLVMLVAAMTTPWAILDQLQSWAALLGDHIDKLPLDNDTWQRCRQFNVKKWQDYTEPGDELDPGSPLRRTSRNLDDDTMDNLPLPEGVLTTNLGLDVVVVITKTDYMSTLEKEHDYKDEHFDFIQQWIRRFCLQYGAGLFYTSAKEDKNCDLLYKYLTHRIYSLPFRTPALVVEKDAVLIPAGWDNMKKISILHENLQSMKPDDYYRDVIAQPSTNRKCVAREVEVQAEEEQAFLAKQQAALLGIKDPTRSPTTRNQVASPNKKLDPKGTGSAQSGEGVLANFFNSLLHKKTGSPGSPGTVGTSPIKIDNASVDKATMCNDAAVELDRLTRTKKMSPPNLNSSSEC; from the exons ATGGCAGCGACGGCAATTGATATGATGTTGCAGAGCAATGGGTTTCAatcgaagaaaaaggaagatcCAGAAAATAAAGACAACTTATG GTCCTCTATTTTGGCTGAAGTACAAAATAGTAGCAGTAACAAACTACCCTCAAACAAGAATATTCTTGTCTTAG GTGATAATGAAAGTGGAAAAACAACACTCATTGCTAAATTACAAGGCGTAGAAGATCCAAAGAAAGGTTCCGGTTTGGAGTTTGCTTATATTGATGTCAGAGATGATTATAGAGATG ATCAAACAAGATTATCTGTATGGGTATTAGATGGTGATCCTGGTCATGCAAATCTTTTAAGATTCGCATTAAATGCAGAAAGATTTCCACATACACTTGTTATGTTAGTTGCTGCAATGACAACTCCATGGGCTATCCTCGATCAACTTCAATCCTGGGCTGCACTTTTGGGAGATCATATTGACAAATTACCTTTAGATAATGATACTTGGCAACGATGCAGGCAATTTa ATGTAAAAAAGTGGCAAGATTATACAGAACCTGGAGATGAATTAGATCCTGGTAGTCCTTTAAGGCGAACTAGTCGTAACTTAGATGACGATACAATGGATAATTTACCACTACCAGAAGGAGTACTTACAACAAATTTAGGCCTagatgttgttgttgttattaccAAAACTGATTATATGTCTACTCTTGAGAAAGAACATGATTATAA ggATGAacattttgattttatacaacaGTGGATAAGACGATTCTGTTTGCAATATGGTGCAGGATTATTCTACACATCAGCAAAGGAAGATAAAAACTGTGATTTGCTTTATAAATATCTTACACATAGAATTTATTCTTTACCATTTAGAACACCTGCTTTAGTCGTCGAAAAAGATGCAGTTCTCat TCCTGCTGGTTGGGATAATATGAAAAAGATTAGTATTCTTCATGAAAATTTGCAATCAATGAAACCAGATGATTACTATAGAGATGTAATTGCACAACCATCAACAAACAGAAAA tgTGTAGCTAGAGAAGTAGAAGTACAGGCAGAAGAAGAACAAGCTTTCTTAGCGAAACAACAAGCCGCATTATTAGGTATAAAAGATCCAACACGATCTCCAACAACCAGGAATCAG gTTGCATCACCAAATAAAAAGTTGGATCCCAAAGGTACTGGATCTGCGCAATCTGGAGAAGGTGTTCTAGCTAACTTCTTCAATTCTCTTCTTCACAAAAAGACTGGAAGCCCTGGATCACCAGGTACTGTAGGTACGAGTCCGATAAAAATTG ATAATGCATCAGTAGATAAAGCAACTATGTGTAATGATGCAGCAGTGGAATTAGATCGACTTACTCGAACGAAAAAAATGTCTCCTCCCAACTTAAATTCATCATCTGAATGTTAA
- the Dlic gene encoding dynein light intermediate chain isoform X1 has protein sequence MAATAIDMMLQSNGFQSKKKEDPENKDNLWSSILAEVQNSSSNKLPSNKNILVLGDNESGKTTLIAKLQGVEDPKKGSGLEFAYIDVRDDYRDDQTRLSVWVLDGDPGHANLLRFALNAERFPHTLVMLVAAMTTPWAILDQLQSWAALLGDHIDKLPLDNDTWQRCRQFNVKKWQDYTEPGDELDPGSPLRRTSRNLDDDTMDNLPLPEGVLTTNLGLDVVVVITKTDYMSTLEKEHDYKDEHFDFIQQWIRRFCLQYGAGLFYTSAKEDKNCDLLYKYLTHRIYSLPFRTPALVVEKDAVLIPAGWDNMKKISILHENLQSMKPDDYYRDVIAQPSTNRKCVAREVEVQAEEEQAFLAKQQAALLGIKDPTRSPTTRNQASTGPVIQVASPNKKLDPKGTGSAQSGEGVLANFFNSLLHKKTGSPGSPGTVGTSPIKIDNASVDKATMCNDAAVELDRLTRTKKMSPPNLNSSSEC, from the exons ATGGCAGCGACGGCAATTGATATGATGTTGCAGAGCAATGGGTTTCAatcgaagaaaaaggaagatcCAGAAAATAAAGACAACTTATG GTCCTCTATTTTGGCTGAAGTACAAAATAGTAGCAGTAACAAACTACCCTCAAACAAGAATATTCTTGTCTTAG GTGATAATGAAAGTGGAAAAACAACACTCATTGCTAAATTACAAGGCGTAGAAGATCCAAAGAAAGGTTCCGGTTTGGAGTTTGCTTATATTGATGTCAGAGATGATTATAGAGATG ATCAAACAAGATTATCTGTATGGGTATTAGATGGTGATCCTGGTCATGCAAATCTTTTAAGATTCGCATTAAATGCAGAAAGATTTCCACATACACTTGTTATGTTAGTTGCTGCAATGACAACTCCATGGGCTATCCTCGATCAACTTCAATCCTGGGCTGCACTTTTGGGAGATCATATTGACAAATTACCTTTAGATAATGATACTTGGCAACGATGCAGGCAATTTa ATGTAAAAAAGTGGCAAGATTATACAGAACCTGGAGATGAATTAGATCCTGGTAGTCCTTTAAGGCGAACTAGTCGTAACTTAGATGACGATACAATGGATAATTTACCACTACCAGAAGGAGTACTTACAACAAATTTAGGCCTagatgttgttgttgttattaccAAAACTGATTATATGTCTACTCTTGAGAAAGAACATGATTATAA ggATGAacattttgattttatacaacaGTGGATAAGACGATTCTGTTTGCAATATGGTGCAGGATTATTCTACACATCAGCAAAGGAAGATAAAAACTGTGATTTGCTTTATAAATATCTTACACATAGAATTTATTCTTTACCATTTAGAACACCTGCTTTAGTCGTCGAAAAAGATGCAGTTCTCat TCCTGCTGGTTGGGATAATATGAAAAAGATTAGTATTCTTCATGAAAATTTGCAATCAATGAAACCAGATGATTACTATAGAGATGTAATTGCACAACCATCAACAAACAGAAAA tgTGTAGCTAGAGAAGTAGAAGTACAGGCAGAAGAAGAACAAGCTTTCTTAGCGAAACAACAAGCCGCATTATTAGGTATAAAAGATCCAACACGATCTCCAACAACCAGGAATCAGGCAAGCACTGGACCAGTTATTCAG gTTGCATCACCAAATAAAAAGTTGGATCCCAAAGGTACTGGATCTGCGCAATCTGGAGAAGGTGTTCTAGCTAACTTCTTCAATTCTCTTCTTCACAAAAAGACTGGAAGCCCTGGATCACCAGGTACTGTAGGTACGAGTCCGATAAAAATTG ATAATGCATCAGTAGATAAAGCAACTATGTGTAATGATGCAGCAGTGGAATTAGATCGACTTACTCGAACGAAAAAAATGTCTCCTCCCAACTTAAATTCATCATCTGAATGTTAA
- the Wwox gene encoding WW domain-containing oxidoreductase isoform X1, producing MILNESDSEDELPPGWEEMTTPNGNVYYVNHCTKGTQWTHPRTGRTKTVGGELPSGWEKRVSEDGQVLFVDHINRTTTYTDPRLAFATEYRESSQPIRQRFDSSSTALSVLHGRDLRGKLAIVTGANTGIGFETARSLALHGCKVILACRDLEKGAEAIQKIQQEKENVMCETLHLDLSSLYSVKEAADEFNQKYSTLNILILNAGVFAIPYALTKDGFETTFQVNHLSQFYFTLLLKEPLQRCHNSRVVIVSSESHRFSNLRKEEDFHRLSLSPPPYKYWFMEAYNNSKLCNILFAQELAKRWPSVNVFCCHPGNMVSSSLSRYSWILRLMFMLVRPFTKSLQQAASTPVFCASAPELEGITGCYFSNCYRCDPSKTALNPALAERLWFISEKMFVSAIKVRKFHEKFDLK from the exons ATGATTTTAAATGAATCCGATAGTGAAGATGAATTACCCCCTGGATGGGAAGAAATGACAACTCCTAATGGAAATGTCTACTATGTAAA TCATTGTACAAAGGGCACACAATGGACACACCCTAGAACTGGTCGAACAAAAACTGTTGGGGGAG AACTGCCATCTGGATGGGAAAAACGTGTGTCAGAAGATGGTCAAGTCTTATTTGTCGATCATATAAATCGTACAACAACATATACTGACCCTCGGCTTGCATTTGCTACAGAATATAGAGAATCATCACAGCCTATAAGACAACGTTTTGATAGTAGTAGCACAGCATTATCTGTTTTACATGGTCGAGACTTAAGGGGTAAACTTGCCATAGTTACAGGTGCCAATACTGGGATAG gaTTTGAAACAGCTAGATCATTAGCTCTACATGGATGTAAAGTTATCTTAGCTTGTAGAGATCTAGAAAAAGGTGCAGAAGCAATACAAAAAATacaacaagaaaaagaaaatgttatGTGTGAAACATTACATTTGGATTTGTCATCATTATATAGTGTTAAAGAAGCAGCTGATGAATTTAACCAAAAATATAG CACTTTAAATATCCTTATTTTAAATGCTGGTGTCTTTGCAATTCCGTATGCACTTACAAAAGATGGTTTTGAAACAACATTTCAAGTAAATCATCTTTCTCAATTTTACTTTACTCTTTTATTAAAAGAACCACTACAACGTTGTCATAATTCCAGAGTAGTGATAGTTTCAAGTGAATCACACAg attttcaaatttaagaaaagaagaagattttCATCGATTATCTTTATCTCCTCCTCCATATAAATATTGGTTTATGGAAGCATATAATAATTCAAAACTATGTAATATCTTATTTGCACAAGAATTAGCAAAACGGTGGCCTTCTGTAAATGTCTTTTGTTGTCATCCTGGTAATATGGTTTCTTCTTCATTAAGTCGTTATTCATGGATACTCCGATTAATGTTCATGCTAGTACGACCTTTTACAAAATCGCTG CAACAAGCTGCTAGTACACCAGTTTTCTGCGCGAGCGCACCAGAATTGGAAGGGATAACTGGATGTTATTTCAGTAATTGTTATCGTTGTGATCCATCAAAAACTGCATTAAACCCCGCACTAGCAGAAAGATTATGGTTTATTAGTGAAAAAATGTTTGTTTCTGCTATAAAAGTTAggaaatttcatgaaaaatttgatttaaaatga
- the Wwox gene encoding WW domain-containing oxidoreductase isoform X3, with translation MILNESDSEDELPPGWEEMTTPNGNVYYVNHCTKGTQWTHPRTGRTKTVGGEYRESSQPIRQRFDSSSTALSVLHGRDLRGKLAIVTGANTGIGFETARSLALHGCKVILACRDLEKGAEAIQKIQQEKENVMCETLHLDLSSLYSVKEAADEFNQKYSTLNILILNAGVFAIPYALTKDGFETTFQVNHLSQFYFTLLLKEPLQRCHNSRVVIVSSESHRFSNLRKEEDFHRLSLSPPPYKYWFMEAYNNSKLCNILFAQELAKRWPSVNVFCCHPGNMVSSSLSRYSWILRLMFMLVRPFTKSLQQAASTPVFCASAPELEGITGCYFSNCYRCDPSKTALNPALAERLWFISEKMFVSAIKVRKFHEKFDLK, from the exons ATGATTTTAAATGAATCCGATAGTGAAGATGAATTACCCCCTGGATGGGAAGAAATGACAACTCCTAATGGAAATGTCTACTATGTAAA TCATTGTACAAAGGGCACACAATGGACACACCCTAGAACTGGTCGAACAAAAACTGTTGGGGGAG AATATAGAGAATCATCACAGCCTATAAGACAACGTTTTGATAGTAGTAGCACAGCATTATCTGTTTTACATGGTCGAGACTTAAGGGGTAAACTTGCCATAGTTACAGGTGCCAATACTGGGATAG gaTTTGAAACAGCTAGATCATTAGCTCTACATGGATGTAAAGTTATCTTAGCTTGTAGAGATCTAGAAAAAGGTGCAGAAGCAATACAAAAAATacaacaagaaaaagaaaatgttatGTGTGAAACATTACATTTGGATTTGTCATCATTATATAGTGTTAAAGAAGCAGCTGATGAATTTAACCAAAAATATAG CACTTTAAATATCCTTATTTTAAATGCTGGTGTCTTTGCAATTCCGTATGCACTTACAAAAGATGGTTTTGAAACAACATTTCAAGTAAATCATCTTTCTCAATTTTACTTTACTCTTTTATTAAAAGAACCACTACAACGTTGTCATAATTCCAGAGTAGTGATAGTTTCAAGTGAATCACACAg attttcaaatttaagaaaagaagaagattttCATCGATTATCTTTATCTCCTCCTCCATATAAATATTGGTTTATGGAAGCATATAATAATTCAAAACTATGTAATATCTTATTTGCACAAGAATTAGCAAAACGGTGGCCTTCTGTAAATGTCTTTTGTTGTCATCCTGGTAATATGGTTTCTTCTTCATTAAGTCGTTATTCATGGATACTCCGATTAATGTTCATGCTAGTACGACCTTTTACAAAATCGCTG CAACAAGCTGCTAGTACACCAGTTTTCTGCGCGAGCGCACCAGAATTGGAAGGGATAACTGGATGTTATTTCAGTAATTGTTATCGTTGTGATCCATCAAAAACTGCATTAAACCCCGCACTAGCAGAAAGATTATGGTTTATTAGTGAAAAAATGTTTGTTTCTGCTATAAAAGTTAggaaatttcatgaaaaatttgatttaaaatga
- the Wwox gene encoding WW domain-containing oxidoreductase isoform X2: MEMSTIHCTKGTQWTHPRTGRTKTVGGELPSGWEKRVSEDGQVLFVDHINRTTTYTDPRLAFATEYRESSQPIRQRFDSSSTALSVLHGRDLRGKLAIVTGANTGIGFETARSLALHGCKVILACRDLEKGAEAIQKIQQEKENVMCETLHLDLSSLYSVKEAADEFNQKYSTLNILILNAGVFAIPYALTKDGFETTFQVNHLSQFYFTLLLKEPLQRCHNSRVVIVSSESHRFSNLRKEEDFHRLSLSPPPYKYWFMEAYNNSKLCNILFAQELAKRWPSVNVFCCHPGNMVSSSLSRYSWILRLMFMLVRPFTKSLQQAASTPVFCASAPELEGITGCYFSNCYRCDPSKTALNPALAERLWFISEKMFVSAIKVRKFHEKFDLK, from the exons ATGGAAATGTCTACTAT TCATTGTACAAAGGGCACACAATGGACACACCCTAGAACTGGTCGAACAAAAACTGTTGGGGGAG AACTGCCATCTGGATGGGAAAAACGTGTGTCAGAAGATGGTCAAGTCTTATTTGTCGATCATATAAATCGTACAACAACATATACTGACCCTCGGCTTGCATTTGCTACAGAATATAGAGAATCATCACAGCCTATAAGACAACGTTTTGATAGTAGTAGCACAGCATTATCTGTTTTACATGGTCGAGACTTAAGGGGTAAACTTGCCATAGTTACAGGTGCCAATACTGGGATAG gaTTTGAAACAGCTAGATCATTAGCTCTACATGGATGTAAAGTTATCTTAGCTTGTAGAGATCTAGAAAAAGGTGCAGAAGCAATACAAAAAATacaacaagaaaaagaaaatgttatGTGTGAAACATTACATTTGGATTTGTCATCATTATATAGTGTTAAAGAAGCAGCTGATGAATTTAACCAAAAATATAG CACTTTAAATATCCTTATTTTAAATGCTGGTGTCTTTGCAATTCCGTATGCACTTACAAAAGATGGTTTTGAAACAACATTTCAAGTAAATCATCTTTCTCAATTTTACTTTACTCTTTTATTAAAAGAACCACTACAACGTTGTCATAATTCCAGAGTAGTGATAGTTTCAAGTGAATCACACAg attttcaaatttaagaaaagaagaagattttCATCGATTATCTTTATCTCCTCCTCCATATAAATATTGGTTTATGGAAGCATATAATAATTCAAAACTATGTAATATCTTATTTGCACAAGAATTAGCAAAACGGTGGCCTTCTGTAAATGTCTTTTGTTGTCATCCTGGTAATATGGTTTCTTCTTCATTAAGTCGTTATTCATGGATACTCCGATTAATGTTCATGCTAGTACGACCTTTTACAAAATCGCTG CAACAAGCTGCTAGTACACCAGTTTTCTGCGCGAGCGCACCAGAATTGGAAGGGATAACTGGATGTTATTTCAGTAATTGTTATCGTTGTGATCCATCAAAAACTGCATTAAACCCCGCACTAGCAGAAAGATTATGGTTTATTAGTGAAAAAATGTTTGTTTCTGCTATAAAAGTTAggaaatttcatgaaaaatttgatttaaaatga
- the Wwox gene encoding WW domain-containing oxidoreductase isoform X4: MEMSTIHCTKGTQWTHPRTGRTKTVGGEYRESSQPIRQRFDSSSTALSVLHGRDLRGKLAIVTGANTGIGFETARSLALHGCKVILACRDLEKGAEAIQKIQQEKENVMCETLHLDLSSLYSVKEAADEFNQKYSTLNILILNAGVFAIPYALTKDGFETTFQVNHLSQFYFTLLLKEPLQRCHNSRVVIVSSESHRFSNLRKEEDFHRLSLSPPPYKYWFMEAYNNSKLCNILFAQELAKRWPSVNVFCCHPGNMVSSSLSRYSWILRLMFMLVRPFTKSLQQAASTPVFCASAPELEGITGCYFSNCYRCDPSKTALNPALAERLWFISEKMFVSAIKVRKFHEKFDLK; this comes from the exons ATGGAAATGTCTACTAT TCATTGTACAAAGGGCACACAATGGACACACCCTAGAACTGGTCGAACAAAAACTGTTGGGGGAG AATATAGAGAATCATCACAGCCTATAAGACAACGTTTTGATAGTAGTAGCACAGCATTATCTGTTTTACATGGTCGAGACTTAAGGGGTAAACTTGCCATAGTTACAGGTGCCAATACTGGGATAG gaTTTGAAACAGCTAGATCATTAGCTCTACATGGATGTAAAGTTATCTTAGCTTGTAGAGATCTAGAAAAAGGTGCAGAAGCAATACAAAAAATacaacaagaaaaagaaaatgttatGTGTGAAACATTACATTTGGATTTGTCATCATTATATAGTGTTAAAGAAGCAGCTGATGAATTTAACCAAAAATATAG CACTTTAAATATCCTTATTTTAAATGCTGGTGTCTTTGCAATTCCGTATGCACTTACAAAAGATGGTTTTGAAACAACATTTCAAGTAAATCATCTTTCTCAATTTTACTTTACTCTTTTATTAAAAGAACCACTACAACGTTGTCATAATTCCAGAGTAGTGATAGTTTCAAGTGAATCACACAg attttcaaatttaagaaaagaagaagattttCATCGATTATCTTTATCTCCTCCTCCATATAAATATTGGTTTATGGAAGCATATAATAATTCAAAACTATGTAATATCTTATTTGCACAAGAATTAGCAAAACGGTGGCCTTCTGTAAATGTCTTTTGTTGTCATCCTGGTAATATGGTTTCTTCTTCATTAAGTCGTTATTCATGGATACTCCGATTAATGTTCATGCTAGTACGACCTTTTACAAAATCGCTG CAACAAGCTGCTAGTACACCAGTTTTCTGCGCGAGCGCACCAGAATTGGAAGGGATAACTGGATGTTATTTCAGTAATTGTTATCGTTGTGATCCATCAAAAACTGCATTAAACCCCGCACTAGCAGAAAGATTATGGTTTATTAGTGAAAAAATGTTTGTTTCTGCTATAAAAGTTAggaaatttcatgaaaaatttgatttaaaatga
- the Mic26-27 gene encoding MICOS complex subunit 26/27 isoform X1 has protein sequence MYRIMLFKKFLMPCGLCAAVPAMKPPTSPEDTTPCSNETQGKKLIKPSELPIYSIDDGYSKQMPCIEYPSIVEENIRKVRQTVREIKVTLDRVSHDVSSTFENLKFAVDYLQDEANIMPRIGAVGIGGLSGLIFSLRGGILKRLFYTTTGASIVGCICFPKEAKQALNTVEHYGNISYNFIYGVKPGDSNKKEISVNEFPLLKSVLESEYFRMIARLFKKETSDTTVSTNTTEKVELNTKK, from the exons ATGTATCGAATAATG TTGTTCAAGAAATTCTTGATGCCGTGTGGGCTATGTGCTGCAGTACCAGCAATGAAACCTCCAACTTCTCCTGAAGATACTACACCATGTAGTAATGAAACACaaggaaagaaattaataaaaccatcagaatTACCCATTTATTCTATCGATGATGGGTATTCTAAGCAGATGCCATG CATAGAATATCCTTCTATTGTggaagaaaatattagaaaagtaCGTCAAACAGTGAGGGAGATAAAAGTTACATTAGACAGGGTTTCCCATGATGTTTCAAGTACCTTTGAAAATCTTAAAT TTGCAGTTGATTACCTCCAAGATGAAGCCAATATTATGCCACGAATAGGAGCTGTTGGTATTGGTGGTTTATCAGGATTAATATTCAGTCTCAGAGGAGGCATATTAAAAAGACTGTTTTATACAACTACAGGTGCTAGTATTGTTGGATGTATTTGTTTCCCCAAAGAAGCAAAACAAGCATTAAACACAGTAGAACACTATGGAAATATTAGttacaatttcatttatggTG TGAAACCAGGGGATAGTAACAAAAAGGAAATTTCAGTAAATGAATTTCCATTACTGAAAAGTGTGCTTGAATCAGAATATTTTCGTATGATAGCTCGactttttaaaaaagaaacgagcgaTACAACTGTATCAACCAATACAACTGAAAAAGTGGAG cTAAATACAAAGAAGTGA
- the Mic26-27 gene encoding MICOS complex subunit 26/27 isoform X2: MYRIMKFLMPCGLCAAVPAMKPPTSPEDTTPCSNETQGKKLIKPSELPIYSIDDGYSKQMPCIEYPSIVEENIRKVRQTVREIKVTLDRVSHDVSSTFENLKFAVDYLQDEANIMPRIGAVGIGGLSGLIFSLRGGILKRLFYTTTGASIVGCICFPKEAKQALNTVEHYGNISYNFIYGVKPGDSNKKEISVNEFPLLKSVLESEYFRMIARLFKKETSDTTVSTNTTEKVELNTKK, encoded by the exons ATGTATCGAATAATG AAATTCTTGATGCCGTGTGGGCTATGTGCTGCAGTACCAGCAATGAAACCTCCAACTTCTCCTGAAGATACTACACCATGTAGTAATGAAACACaaggaaagaaattaataaaaccatcagaatTACCCATTTATTCTATCGATGATGGGTATTCTAAGCAGATGCCATG CATAGAATATCCTTCTATTGTggaagaaaatattagaaaagtaCGTCAAACAGTGAGGGAGATAAAAGTTACATTAGACAGGGTTTCCCATGATGTTTCAAGTACCTTTGAAAATCTTAAAT TTGCAGTTGATTACCTCCAAGATGAAGCCAATATTATGCCACGAATAGGAGCTGTTGGTATTGGTGGTTTATCAGGATTAATATTCAGTCTCAGAGGAGGCATATTAAAAAGACTGTTTTATACAACTACAGGTGCTAGTATTGTTGGATGTATTTGTTTCCCCAAAGAAGCAAAACAAGCATTAAACACAGTAGAACACTATGGAAATATTAGttacaatttcatttatggTG TGAAACCAGGGGATAGTAACAAAAAGGAAATTTCAGTAAATGAATTTCCATTACTGAAAAGTGTGCTTGAATCAGAATATTTTCGTATGATAGCTCGactttttaaaaaagaaacgagcgaTACAACTGTATCAACCAATACAACTGAAAAAGTGGAG cTAAATACAAAGAAGTGA
- the Mpp6 gene encoding M-phase phosphoprotein 6: MSVNKAKLSKSILEMKFMKRTKEKVEKQQFHEEGEEYFGNELTKRMKKDSERFIIEPSYIFCEKLIDGRVSFQGMNPEIEKFMEEERNDEHTEMEEKQEVDISDEQLAKNWKNYRKLTKIEHKYEKLLKKHKDYELSPKKPKFLKPQY; encoded by the exons aTGAGTGTTAACAAAGCAAAATTATCAAAAAGTATTTTAGAAATGAAA tttaTGAAACGGACGAAAGAAAAAGTAGAGAAACAGCAATTTCATGAAGAAGGTGAAGAATATTTTGGGAATGAACTGACGAAACGTATGAAGAAAGATTC aGAAAGATTTATCATTGAACCTAGTTATATCTTCTGTGAGAAGTTAATCGATGGCAGAGTAAGTTTTCAAGGAATGAATCctgaaatagaaaaattcatGGAAGAGGAACGAAACGATGAACATACGGAGatggaagaaaaacaagaagtaGATATTTCAGATGAGCAATTGgcaaaaaattggaaaaattataGGAAACTGACAAAGATTGAacataaatatgaaaaattattaaaaaaacataAGGATTATGAACTATCACCAAAAAAACCAAAGTTTTTGAAAccacaatattaa